The Acidobacteriota bacterium genome has a segment encoding these proteins:
- a CDS encoding diguanylate cyclase → MSPRLELITCASFGREIQAVQSCPDLASVRFLPQPVSCDLAEAEWSGLGAAAASCAKKGCSFGVIGGYCLTRPARELGLDGACRLYQESQCFEWVADKGLLDRVLQDGALPVLPGWLKDWEAHVEARWASDRRAAQAFFRDVARKVVLVDTGAYPGIDRELRSFGRFLRLPCEVHPAGLEHFRLALSRIGLAWRVDGLETEIADRLSRGGESGIDHARAGRLLDAVTSAGSMDEAQAGVLELVRTVLAPREAAYYPLESFAGRPLVEGTPVDRIIALNADCVRSEDGTKAFFKIAHGREILGVLELSGSGPAGRDGREADLALTLAKLAGVALANVRAGLAAEDARERADAAEAILASGEEMMARTFHYPLGTYRTTPQGKIVEAAPQLARMLGYPDVAALKAVGFWDLHKDPRDRDNKQAYLDSTSMIGLFECQLKRANGTTIWVEDSCRAAKDPQGRVLFYDGVIEDISEKKRIKEEHAWVVHLQAAVGEVSERLLSPTPIEEVSALVLDQARRLTASLSGFVGHVDQKTGALVPAAMTADAREMLDGHPDAADRFHENSGMWRWVLEEQRAIVTSMPSLDPRYRGLPDWHLPVGPFLAVPAIMSGDIVGLIVIANAENPYLERDLKAVERLAQLYAIAVQRTRTENALRELSLVDELTKVYNRRGFWTLAEQQVKVAHRTRKEMTLFYADLDDLKRINDTLGHDAGDRALVEAADLLREVFRDSDIIARIGGDEFVVLAIDIAEGKASALARRLGERIGARNAQAERAFELTFSVGICRYNPDRPCSLQELLTQADRRMYQDKTSKKAAAARA, encoded by the coding sequence ATGTCTCCCAGGCTGGAACTGATCACTTGTGCGAGCTTCGGCCGCGAGATCCAGGCCGTCCAATCTTGTCCCGACCTCGCCTCTGTCCGGTTCCTTCCCCAGCCCGTCAGCTGCGACCTGGCCGAAGCCGAATGGTCCGGTCTCGGCGCGGCCGCGGCGTCCTGCGCCAAGAAGGGCTGCTCGTTCGGCGTTATCGGCGGATACTGCCTGACCAGGCCGGCCCGGGAGCTGGGGCTCGACGGGGCCTGCCGCCTCTACCAGGAAAGCCAGTGCTTCGAGTGGGTCGCCGACAAGGGCCTCCTGGACCGGGTGCTTCAGGACGGGGCGCTCCCCGTGCTGCCTGGCTGGCTCAAGGATTGGGAAGCCCATGTCGAGGCCCGCTGGGCCTCCGACCGCAGGGCGGCCCAGGCCTTTTTCCGCGACGTGGCCCGCAAGGTCGTCCTGGTCGACACGGGCGCCTATCCGGGCATCGACCGCGAGCTCCGGTCCTTCGGCCGTTTCCTCCGGCTGCCGTGCGAGGTCCATCCGGCCGGGCTGGAACATTTCCGCCTGGCCTTGAGCCGGATCGGCCTGGCCTGGCGCGTGGACGGGCTCGAAACGGAGATCGCCGACCGCCTGTCCCGGGGCGGGGAGAGCGGCATCGATCATGCCCGGGCCGGACGGCTCCTCGATGCCGTGACCTCCGCCGGGAGCATGGACGAGGCCCAGGCCGGCGTCCTCGAGCTCGTCCGGACCGTCCTGGCCCCCCGGGAAGCGGCCTATTATCCGTTGGAGTCGTTCGCCGGCCGGCCCCTGGTCGAAGGGACGCCCGTGGACCGGATCATCGCCCTCAACGCGGACTGCGTCCGGTCGGAGGACGGCACGAAGGCTTTTTTCAAGATCGCCCACGGCCGCGAGATCCTCGGCGTTCTCGAGCTCTCCGGGTCCGGGCCGGCCGGACGTGACGGCCGCGAGGCCGACCTGGCCCTGACCCTGGCCAAGCTCGCCGGCGTGGCCCTGGCCAACGTCCGGGCCGGCCTGGCCGCCGAGGACGCGCGCGAACGGGCCGACGCCGCCGAGGCCATCCTGGCCTCCGGCGAAGAGATGATGGCCCGGACCTTCCATTATCCCCTGGGCACCTACCGCACGACGCCGCAGGGCAAGATCGTCGAGGCGGCGCCGCAGCTGGCCCGCATGCTCGGCTATCCCGACGTCGCCGCCCTCAAGGCCGTCGGTTTCTGGGACCTTCATAAGGACCCCCGGGACCGGGACAACAAGCAGGCCTACCTCGACTCGACCTCCATGATCGGCCTGTTCGAATGCCAGCTCAAGCGGGCCAACGGGACCACGATCTGGGTCGAGGACTCCTGCCGCGCGGCCAAGGACCCCCAGGGCCGCGTCCTGTTCTATGACGGCGTCATCGAGGACATCAGCGAAAAGAAGAGGATCAAGGAAGAGCACGCCTGGGTCGTGCATCTGCAGGCGGCGGTCGGAGAGGTGTCCGAGCGGCTCCTGTCCCCGACGCCGATCGAGGAGGTCTCCGCGCTCGTCCTCGACCAGGCCCGCCGGCTGACCGCCAGCCTGTCCGGGTTCGTCGGCCACGTCGACCAGAAGACGGGCGCCCTGGTGCCGGCGGCCATGACCGCCGACGCCCGGGAGATGCTGGACGGGCACCCCGACGCCGCCGACCGCTTCCACGAGAACTCGGGCATGTGGCGCTGGGTGCTCGAGGAGCAGCGGGCCATCGTGACCTCGATGCCGAGCCTGGACCCGCGCTATCGCGGCCTGCCGGACTGGCACCTGCCGGTCGGCCCGTTCCTGGCCGTCCCGGCCATCATGTCGGGGGACATCGTCGGGCTCATCGTCATCGCCAACGCGGAGAACCCCTACCTCGAACGCGATCTGAAGGCCGTCGAGCGGCTGGCCCAGCTCTACGCGATCGCCGTCCAGCGGACGCGCACGGAGAACGCCCTGCGCGAGCTCTCCCTCGTCGACGAGCTGACCAAGGTCTACAACCGCCGCGGCTTCTGGACCCTGGCCGAGCAGCAGGTCAAGGTCGCCCACCGGACGCGCAAGGAGATGACCCTCTTCTACGCCGACCTCGACGATCTCAAGAGGATCAACGACACGCTCGGCCACGACGCGGGCGACCGGGCCCTGGTCGAGGCGGCCGACCTGCTCCGGGAAGTCTTCCGCGATTCCGATATCATCGCCCGGATCGGCGGGGACGAATTCGTCGTCCTGGCCATCGATATCGCCGAGGGCAAGGCGTCCGCCCTGGCCCGCCGCCTCGGCGAGCGGATCGGGGCCCGCAACGCCCAGGCCGAGCGGGCCTTCGAGCTGACCTTCAGCGTCGGGATCTGCCGCTACAATCCCGACCGGCCCTGCTCCCTCCAGGAGCTTTTAACGCAGGCCGACCGGAGGATGTACCAGGACAAGACGTCGAAGAAGGCCGCGGCCGCGCGGGCCTGA
- a CDS encoding sigma-54 dependent transcriptional regulator, giving the protein MEAQTNLLIISDDFSLYETVKKAPVAADFNVFFAQTGDACLDIIRENGIRVVLVDAGDSPAAAVLIMKKIKKADALVDVLVGGEPLGREAVLDLVHAGATDFVPKPYERDILGDILRRISRKRDLRRETLHLEKRLERKYAFEGLISRNPTMLEIFGLIENIARYFSSVLIVGETGTGKEVVARAIHGLSPLKDQPLVVCDCASVPENLFESELFGYKKGAFTGADKDKRGLFEEADGGTIFLDEIAEIPVAVQAKLLRVLENREFRPLGSNDSTAVDVRVLAATNRDLGEMVRAGSFREDLLHRLNKVVLELPPLRERPEDIPLLVRHFLQAASRSFAKDVHGVSREVQKLFLKYAWPGNVRELANVLESAAMLCKKDFVDVANLPKYLRDYVPPEGTLALTGHGRLSTLSDLERDYIAYLLKVTKGNLRQTAKILAISRTTLYNKLAKYGIRH; this is encoded by the coding sequence ATGGAAGCGCAGACCAACCTGCTGATCATCTCCGACGATTTCTCGCTCTACGAGACCGTCAAGAAGGCCCCGGTCGCCGCCGACTTCAACGTCTTCTTCGCCCAGACGGGCGACGCCTGCCTGGATATCATCCGGGAGAACGGCATCCGGGTCGTCCTGGTCGACGCCGGCGACTCGCCCGCCGCCGCGGTCCTGATCATGAAGAAGATCAAGAAGGCCGACGCCCTCGTCGACGTGCTCGTCGGCGGCGAGCCCCTCGGCCGCGAGGCCGTCCTCGACCTCGTCCACGCCGGGGCGACCGACTTCGTGCCCAAGCCCTATGAGCGCGACATCCTCGGCGACATCCTGCGGCGCATCTCCCGCAAGCGCGACCTCCGGCGCGAGACCCTGCACCTCGAGAAGCGGCTGGAGCGGAAATACGCCTTCGAGGGCCTGATCAGCCGCAACCCGACCATGCTCGAGATCTTCGGCCTGATCGAGAACATCGCCCGGTACTTCTCGAGCGTCCTCATCGTCGGCGAGACCGGCACCGGCAAGGAGGTCGTGGCCCGGGCCATCCATGGCCTGAGCCCGCTCAAGGACCAGCCCCTCGTCGTCTGCGACTGCGCTTCGGTCCCCGAGAACCTCTTCGAATCCGAGCTCTTCGGCTACAAGAAGGGGGCCTTCACCGGGGCCGACAAGGACAAGCGCGGCCTGTTCGAAGAGGCCGACGGCGGGACGATCTTCCTCGACGAGATCGCCGAGATCCCGGTCGCCGTCCAGGCCAAGCTCCTGCGCGTCCTCGAGAACCGCGAGTTCCGCCCGCTCGGGAGCAACGACAGCACCGCGGTCGATGTCCGGGTCCTGGCGGCGACGAACCGCGACCTGGGCGAGATGGTCCGGGCCGGCTCCTTCCGCGAGGACCTTCTCCACCGCCTGAACAAGGTCGTCCTCGAGCTGCCCCCGCTGCGGGAGCGGCCCGAGGACATCCCGCTCCTCGTCCGCCACTTCCTGCAGGCGGCCAGCCGGAGCTTCGCCAAGGACGTGCACGGCGTTTCGCGCGAGGTCCAGAAGCTCTTCCTCAAGTACGCCTGGCCGGGCAACGTCCGCGAGCTGGCCAACGTCCTGGAGAGCGCGGCCATGCTCTGCAAGAAGGATTTCGTCGACGTCGCCAACCTGCCCAAGTATCTCCGCGATTACGTGCCGCCCGAGGGGACGCTGGCCCTGACCGGCCACGGCCGGCTGTCGACCCTGAGCGACCTCGAGCGGGACTACATCGCCTATCTCCTGAAGGTGACCAAGGGGAACCTGCGCCAGACGGCCAAGATCCTGGCGATCTCGCGGACGACGCTCTACAACAAGCTGGCCAAGTACGGGATCCGCCACTGA
- a CDS encoding alpha-galactosidase produces the protein MDKLRRQRRRILASVAAAVMAAAVAVSCGRKGPAPAAPENGPARIRIRKERLTVEYDGRTVFDGRITSGATGFEAQVNVFTKGGAVSQTVCLAPRDRRGRVGLAGTLAAGPESFPCQADRPDRGLAMVRHVSGTSRSLLNRAVYDRGRDWALSVDEGPRAGVRPLAAGPDGKSYELSAEGGEIVLRFRPRFYQVHRGLEFFEPWTYKVWPDPVSGWISWFAFGDAVTERDIIEAADALAGTLLPFGYDHLQIDDGYQSGEGRPDLWLTANAKFPGGLDFLPRYIKSKGLKPGIWTNVAFKQPEYAAAHKDWFVTDEAGRPARGNWVGFSLDASVAAAVDAVVRPVYRELVGQGWEYFKVDALRHLRYEGYNAHASYFRKKRKSLVAAYRAYVEAVRNEVGRDHFVLGCWGIRPELIGLIDGCRIGNDGFSYAGLAQFNSWNNVVWRNDPDHIELNEDRFRSTLVTSLTGSILLLTDKPAVYRTAEAEAARRAAPVLWTVPGQLFDVDPSRSSELGRVGAEVSGSGPRVFDASLRPACDLFLLEIERPFGSWSVLGRTGESAAEIAFADLGLDPAREYYVFEFWTKRLLGSFSGGFAPGPFDPLYRSQALAIRERLSRPQVLATSRHVTCGGPDLEDVRWSGGTLSGTSRVVAGDPYEIYLTEPQGWRLVRFEAPGAAAATVGRTGALVKAGWVPAAGGTAGWLAVYEKR, from the coding sequence ATGGACAAGTTGAGGAGACAGCGACGCAGGATCCTGGCATCGGTCGCCGCGGCCGTGATGGCGGCCGCCGTCGCGGTCTCGTGCGGCCGGAAGGGGCCGGCCCCGGCGGCGCCGGAGAACGGTCCGGCCCGGATCAGGATCAGGAAAGAACGCCTGACCGTCGAGTACGACGGCCGGACCGTCTTCGACGGCAGGATCACGTCCGGGGCGACGGGCTTCGAGGCCCAGGTCAACGTCTTCACGAAAGGCGGCGCGGTCAGCCAGACCGTTTGCCTGGCGCCGCGGGACCGACGGGGCCGGGTCGGGCTCGCGGGGACGCTGGCGGCCGGACCGGAGTCCTTCCCCTGCCAGGCCGACCGCCCGGACCGGGGCCTGGCCATGGTCCGCCACGTCTCGGGGACGAGCCGGAGCCTCCTCAACCGGGCCGTCTACGACCGCGGCCGGGACTGGGCCCTCTCGGTCGACGAGGGGCCCCGGGCCGGCGTCCGTCCGCTCGCGGCCGGCCCGGACGGCAAGTCCTACGAGCTCAGCGCCGAGGGCGGCGAGATCGTCCTGCGCTTCCGGCCCCGCTTCTACCAGGTCCACCGCGGGCTCGAGTTCTTCGAGCCCTGGACGTACAAGGTCTGGCCCGATCCGGTCTCCGGCTGGATCTCCTGGTTCGCCTTCGGCGACGCGGTCACCGAGCGGGACATCATCGAGGCGGCCGACGCGCTGGCCGGGACGCTCCTGCCCTTCGGCTATGACCACCTGCAGATCGACGACGGCTATCAGAGCGGGGAGGGGCGCCCCGACCTCTGGCTGACGGCCAACGCCAAGTTCCCGGGCGGCCTGGATTTCCTGCCGCGCTACATCAAGAGCAAGGGCCTGAAGCCGGGCATCTGGACCAACGTCGCCTTCAAGCAGCCCGAATACGCCGCGGCCCATAAGGATTGGTTCGTGACCGACGAGGCGGGCCGGCCGGCCCGCGGCAACTGGGTCGGGTTCAGCCTCGACGCGTCCGTGGCCGCCGCCGTCGACGCGGTCGTCCGGCCGGTTTACCGGGAGCTCGTCGGCCAGGGCTGGGAGTATTTCAAGGTCGACGCCCTCCGCCACCTGCGCTACGAGGGCTACAACGCCCATGCGTCCTACTTCCGGAAAAAGAGGAAGAGCCTCGTCGCCGCCTATCGCGCCTATGTCGAGGCCGTCCGGAACGAGGTCGGCCGGGACCATTTCGTCCTCGGCTGCTGGGGGATCAGGCCCGAGCTAATCGGCCTCATCGACGGCTGCCGCATCGGCAACGACGGCTTCTCCTATGCCGGGCTGGCCCAGTTCAACTCCTGGAACAACGTTGTCTGGCGGAACGATCCCGACCACATCGAGCTCAACGAGGACCGCTTCCGGTCGACGCTGGTGACCTCGCTCACCGGCTCGATCCTGCTGCTCACGGACAAGCCGGCGGTCTACCGGACGGCGGAGGCCGAGGCGGCCCGCCGGGCCGCCCCCGTGCTCTGGACCGTGCCGGGGCAGCTCTTTGACGTCGATCCGTCGCGCTCCTCCGAGCTCGGCCGGGTCGGGGCCGAGGTCAGCGGCTCGGGGCCGCGCGTCTTCGACGCGTCGCTGCGGCCGGCCTGCGATCTGTTCCTGCTCGAGATCGAGCGGCCCTTCGGATCGTGGTCCGTCCTCGGCCGGACGGGAGAGTCCGCGGCCGAGATCGCCTTCGCCGACCTGGGCCTGGACCCGGCCAGGGAGTACTACGTCTTCGAGTTCTGGACGAAACGGCTGCTCGGCAGCTTCTCCGGCGGGTTCGCCCCGGGACCGTTCGACCCGCTCTACCGGTCCCAGGCCCTGGCCATCCGGGAAAGGCTGTCCCGCCCCCAGGTGCTGGCGACGAGCCGGCATGTCACCTGCGGCGGCCCCGATCTCGAGGACGTCCGCTGGTCCGGCGGGACCCTGTCCGGGACGAGCCGGGTGGTGGCCGGCGATCCCTACGAGATCTACCTGACCGAGCCCCAGGGCTGGCGGCTGGTCCGCTTCGAAGCCCCCGGCGCGGCCGCCGCGACGGTCGGGAGGACCGGGGCCCTGGTCAAGGCCGGCTGGGTGCCGGCGGCCGGGGGGACGGCCGGCTGGCTGGCCGTCTACGAAAAACGATAG
- a CDS encoding M14 family metallopeptidase, giving the protein MKKALLAACAALALVPGVLAGTDSLSRLFRPGQAVLDLDGDGFPEKPALTIVVPDRPSAAELALAADIAARTNFESLAVDLGLVRRESDLAGAPAPAFSVFVGGNLASVREALKDGSIAPAPLAPNQGRVVLFGREGRKGIACLGGSEEALLRTGRAFFLRWPYFWEIWGREAGATYEALEKDLAAFLAAAGLESRSTVVREALYEFPAAAPVADGLEALSFDQGQIIDLAVEVRFAAAADCRKAEDAFLALAAAQRRGERTSVLSYPGCAALTVELRGGAAGSKAVLPRTGATKRLLTPRFKERPPVDPAGKEFDLLSLYSTRAAYGDQDKDGIPDALDAVIVAPRDAAGPGLAELASRLVLGTAGASFPIVQSEAEIESRKALPCPILVGANAMTDDLARSGKLERPDLAAGAGAVQIVPKAFGKSSAAVVSGADPAGLDGTLSYLARTFPYFAAYGEGNPQLADLAADLERFLAGEKGAAEAFLMNAVDQAAAEIKGRDLESVDAELVLPAANAPFEEAVRAALRGAAGGAPVSVAVSPLRTGRTVFEKERSFTWEVDDAKAALKDRLKALVNAAGKGGAVEVSIGVSESPAVREKVRGEVLAFLAASGFPAARVEVLSAYKPGYSWLVEKVLPALRGRGVDRLTVRFAGVRPDFARPRRAYAEPNRWLQELYPVDEILARDLGLPVDRIVFEKAGPGGPVYAVEAADAGGRVVFADSFTPRTRAIPLSAVLPEWGTAEATTGWLRVVAGGTVVCDQPLATDLEKFWDFYQADVLTAVVAHIRKKTGGQPTFSKQPYFKRLLVDLRASEPDYRIGLDQEMISSLEAIHDEVYFDTLDLLRGITRFDPEASDAADDTSRSSAPGNVFPSLHPSLEGGPAAVRIVLEDWPAPSPQLVLRWKEKGREEVSRKSVFPALKPKETRASTLVYDGRAGRVANVFFESEWEKEADYLAFVDIAGSWRRISGAGLVADPFRFPGLDGVTLRARWQALKKDERLPVLPGPAPSGAVAVPAPAQDGRAIVTTREIIPPDQAADLVRRLAALPGVRGYTGGRSYEGREVPVLELFLPLGPYVSMPRLVTAKPTLQAVARQHANEVSSTNYLLRFAEILARDAAAREALKTMSFVFEPVENPDGAALAWVMEKNEPGHSLHAGRYGALGVDMGYQTGTKPILPEAAVRARLYDRWAPDLVLNLHGYPSHEWVQPFSNYTPYLFRDYWIPRGWFTYFESLRLPIYERQREEAGALRKLIAAELNADPAIAASNRRLYDRYERWAARWEPHMDALEVADGVNIYARRRGPVEGRMTPRARTTFNEQNPELMDETATGDWLEFLCSQGLAYLRAHVKYLAQAAAPVVRIEEEIRGRTRVTLVRERPGRSRT; this is encoded by the coding sequence ATGAAGAAAGCCCTGCTCGCCGCCTGCGCCGCCCTCGCCCTCGTTCCCGGCGTCCTGGCCGGGACGGACAGCCTGTCCCGCCTCTTCCGGCCGGGCCAGGCCGTTCTCGATCTCGACGGCGACGGTTTCCCCGAAAAGCCGGCCCTGACCATCGTCGTGCCCGACAGGCCGTCGGCGGCCGAGCTGGCCCTGGCCGCCGATATCGCCGCCCGGACGAACTTCGAGAGCCTGGCCGTCGATCTCGGCCTGGTCCGGCGCGAATCCGATCTCGCCGGGGCTCCGGCCCCGGCCTTCTCCGTTTTCGTCGGCGGCAACCTCGCCTCGGTCCGCGAGGCCCTGAAGGACGGGTCGATCGCGCCCGCGCCGCTCGCGCCGAACCAGGGGCGGGTCGTCCTGTTCGGCCGCGAAGGCCGGAAGGGCATCGCCTGTCTGGGCGGGTCCGAAGAGGCGCTGCTCCGGACCGGCCGCGCCTTCTTCCTCCGCTGGCCGTATTTCTGGGAGATCTGGGGGCGCGAGGCCGGGGCGACCTACGAAGCGCTCGAAAAGGACCTGGCCGCCTTCCTGGCCGCTGCCGGACTGGAAAGCCGGTCGACGGTCGTCCGCGAGGCCCTCTACGAATTCCCCGCGGCCGCGCCCGTCGCGGACGGCCTCGAGGCCCTGTCCTTCGACCAGGGCCAGATCATCGATCTCGCGGTCGAGGTCCGCTTCGCCGCCGCGGCGGACTGCCGGAAAGCCGAGGACGCCTTCCTGGCCCTGGCCGCCGCCCAGCGGCGGGGAGAGCGGACGTCCGTCCTGTCCTACCCCGGCTGCGCCGCCCTGACCGTCGAGCTTCGCGGCGGCGCCGCCGGCTCCAAGGCCGTCCTGCCCCGGACAGGAGCCACGAAGCGGCTCCTCACGCCCCGGTTCAAGGAACGCCCGCCCGTGGACCCGGCCGGCAAGGAGTTCGACCTGCTCAGCCTCTATTCCACCAGGGCCGCCTACGGCGACCAGGACAAGGACGGCATCCCGGACGCCCTCGACGCCGTGATCGTCGCGCCCAGGGACGCGGCGGGCCCGGGCCTGGCCGAGCTGGCCAGCCGCCTCGTCCTGGGCACGGCCGGCGCCTCCTTTCCGATCGTCCAATCGGAGGCGGAGATCGAAAGCCGCAAGGCCCTGCCCTGCCCTATCCTCGTCGGCGCCAACGCGATGACGGACGATCTGGCCCGGAGCGGCAAGCTCGAGCGGCCGGATCTCGCCGCCGGGGCAGGCGCGGTCCAGATCGTGCCCAAGGCCTTCGGCAAGTCGTCGGCCGCCGTGGTCAGCGGCGCCGATCCGGCCGGTCTCGACGGGACGCTGTCCTATCTTGCCCGGACGTTTCCCTATTTCGCAGCCTACGGCGAAGGGAACCCGCAGCTCGCCGACCTGGCCGCCGATCTGGAGCGGTTCCTGGCCGGCGAGAAAGGCGCGGCCGAGGCCTTCCTGATGAACGCCGTGGACCAGGCCGCCGCCGAGATCAAGGGACGCGACCTCGAGTCGGTCGACGCCGAGCTCGTCCTGCCGGCGGCCAACGCCCCGTTCGAGGAGGCCGTCAGGGCCGCCCTGCGCGGCGCGGCCGGCGGCGCGCCGGTCTCGGTCGCCGTCTCGCCGCTCCGGACCGGCCGGACGGTCTTCGAAAAGGAGCGGTCGTTCACCTGGGAGGTCGATGACGCCAAGGCCGCGCTCAAGGACCGGCTCAAGGCTCTGGTCAACGCGGCCGGCAAGGGCGGCGCGGTCGAGGTCAGCATCGGCGTCAGCGAATCCCCCGCCGTGCGGGAGAAGGTCCGGGGCGAGGTCCTGGCGTTCCTCGCCGCCTCAGGCTTCCCGGCGGCCCGGGTCGAGGTCCTGTCCGCCTACAAGCCCGGCTATTCCTGGCTGGTCGAAAAGGTCCTCCCGGCCCTCCGGGGCCGGGGCGTCGATCGCCTGACCGTTCGCTTCGCCGGAGTCCGGCCGGATTTCGCCCGGCCCCGGCGCGCCTATGCCGAGCCGAACCGCTGGCTCCAGGAGCTCTATCCCGTTGACGAGATCCTGGCCCGGGACCTGGGCCTGCCGGTCGACCGCATCGTCTTCGAGAAGGCCGGCCCCGGCGGCCCGGTCTACGCCGTCGAGGCGGCGGACGCCGGGGGCCGGGTCGTATTCGCCGACAGCTTCACGCCGCGGACGCGGGCGATCCCGCTGTCGGCGGTCCTGCCGGAATGGGGAACGGCCGAAGCGACGACGGGCTGGCTGCGCGTCGTCGCCGGCGGCACGGTGGTCTGCGACCAGCCGCTGGCCACCGACCTCGAGAAGTTCTGGGATTTCTACCAGGCGGACGTCCTGACGGCCGTCGTCGCCCACATCCGGAAGAAGACCGGCGGCCAGCCGACGTTCTCGAAACAGCCCTACTTCAAGCGCCTGCTCGTCGACCTCCGGGCGAGCGAGCCGGATTATCGGATCGGGCTGGACCAGGAGATGATCTCGTCGCTCGAGGCCATCCACGACGAGGTCTACTTCGACACGCTCGACCTGCTGCGGGGCATCACCCGCTTCGATCCCGAGGCGAGCGACGCGGCGGACGACACCTCCCGGTCCTCGGCGCCGGGCAACGTCTTCCCGTCCCTCCACCCTTCGCTCGAAGGCGGCCCGGCCGCGGTCCGCATCGTCCTCGAGGATTGGCCGGCCCCCTCGCCCCAGCTCGTCCTCCGCTGGAAGGAGAAGGGCCGCGAGGAGGTCTCGCGCAAGTCGGTCTTCCCCGCACTCAAGCCGAAGGAGACCCGGGCCTCGACGCTCGTCTACGATGGCCGGGCGGGGCGCGTCGCCAACGTCTTCTTCGAATCCGAATGGGAGAAGGAGGCCGACTACCTGGCCTTCGTCGACATCGCCGGGTCCTGGCGCCGGATCTCCGGGGCCGGGCTCGTGGCCGACCCGTTCCGCTTCCCCGGGCTCGACGGCGTCACCCTGCGGGCCCGCTGGCAGGCCCTGAAGAAGGACGAGCGGCTGCCGGTCCTGCCCGGCCCGGCGCCGTCCGGGGCCGTGGCCGTCCCGGCCCCGGCGCAGGACGGCCGGGCCATCGTCACCACGCGCGAGATCATCCCGCCGGACCAGGCCGCGGACCTCGTCCGCCGCCTGGCCGCGCTGCCGGGCGTGCGCGGCTACACCGGGGGCCGGTCCTACGAAGGCCGCGAGGTCCCGGTCCTCGAGCTCTTCCTGCCGCTTGGGCCTTACGTCTCGATGCCTCGGCTGGTCACGGCCAAGCCGACCCTGCAGGCCGTCGCCCGGCAGCACGCCAACGAAGTCTCGTCGACGAACTACCTGCTCCGCTTCGCCGAGATCCTGGCCCGGGACGCGGCCGCGCGCGAGGCCCTCAAGACCATGAGCTTCGTCTTCGAGCCCGTGGAGAATCCGGACGGGGCGGCGCTGGCCTGGGTCATGGAAAAGAACGAGCCCGGGCATAGCCTCCACGCCGGCCGCTACGGGGCCCTCGGCGTCGACATGGGCTACCAGACCGGGACGAAGCCGATCCTGCCCGAGGCCGCCGTCCGGGCCCGCCTCTACGACCGCTGGGCGCCGGACCTGGTCCTGAACCTCCACGGCTATCCTTCCCACGAATGGGTCCAGCCCTTCTCGAACTACACGCCCTATCTCTTCCGCGATTACTGGATCCCCAGGGGCTGGTTCACCTACTTCGAGTCGCTGCGCCTGCCGATCTACGAAAGGCAGCGGGAGGAGGCCGGGGCGCTGAGGAAGCTCATCGCGGCCGAGCTCAACGCCGACCCGGCCATCGCCGCCTCGAACCGGAGGCTCTACGACCGCTACGAGCGCTGGGCGGCCCGCTGGGAGCCGCACATGGATGCGCTCGAGGTCGCCGACGGGGTCAACATCTACGCCAGGCGCCGGGGCCCGGTCGAGGGCCGGATGACCCCCCGGGCCAGGACGACCTTCAACGAGCAGAACCCCGAGCTCATGGACGAGACGGCGACCGGCGATTGGCTCGAGTTCCTCTGCTCCCAGGGCCTGGCCTACCTCCGGGCCCATGTGAAGTACCTCGCGCAGGCGGCGGCCCCGGTCGTTCGCATCGAGGAGGAGATCCGCGGCCGGACCCGCGTCACGCTGGTCCGCGAGCGGCCGGGAAGGAGCCGGACCTGA